From the Temnothorax longispinosus isolate EJ_2023e chromosome 6, Tlon_JGU_v1, whole genome shotgun sequence genome, one window contains:
- the LOC139815009 gene encoding uncharacterized protein, with translation MGTSGQQDRSLGSGISLPQWMKGRLDNRFDFDEAAFSPPSYDDSFFYARYPRSQNTQPEHGLKHIVNEVLNENIASSTNQIANEKSISDLKEVKQIDFSKHPLPCQPFIPVENKAGDIRTHKASTSGIVKPKSQGTDDGFHGEPALCGKSIVHVASQMMSGKFTKVFTSDSRSQQSENSVKSVSKSLPASPLASPTGTPDSSPKSRRKIHANRYFTGAFIPDKEKYQGNWILSSILGQSREAITKIDEEDELFPDMEPRKPLNRKKSISSQNLTYIGKEEKSADKSSVYVNVLEAKPSELREMNFWSPTSM, from the exons ATGGGTACTTCGGGACAGCAAGACAGATCTCTCGGTAGTGGAATTTCATTGCCACAATGGATGAAAGGGAGACTGGACAATAG atttgaCTTTGACGAAGCCGCATTCAGTCCTCCATCTTACGACGACAGTTTCTTTTATGCAAGATATCCAAGATCGCAAAATACTCAACCAGAACACGGATTGAAACACATCGTAAATGAGGTTTTGAATGAAAATATTGCGAGCTCCACGAACCAGATAGCGAATGAAAAATCCATTTCCGATTTGAAAGAGGTCAAGCAGATTGATTTTAGCAAACACCCTTTGCCATGTCAACCGTTTATACCAGTTGAAAATAAAG CTGGTGATATCAGAACGCACAAAGCTTCAACGAGCGGAATTGTAAAGCCCAAGTCACAAGGGACAGATGACGGTTTTCATGGTGAACCGGCTCTTTGCGGCAAATCGATCGTTCATGTAGCTAGTCAAATGATGTCTGGTAAATTCACCAAGGTATTCACATCGGATTCGCGTTCCCAGCAGTCGGAGAATTCGGTGAAAAGCGTCAGCAAGTCGTTACCAGCGTCACCGTTAGCATCGCCGACGGGAACTCCTGATAGCTCACCAAAATCACGCAGGAAGATTCACGCTAATCGATACTTCACGGGTGCGTTCATACcggataaagaaaaatatcaggGTAATTGGATTTTGTCGAGCATATTAGGTCAATCCAGAGAAGCCATTACAAAGATAGACGAGGAAGACGAGCTCTTTCCAGACATGGAACCCCGCAAGCCACTTAATCGAAAGAAGTCGATATCTTCGCAAAATCTTACGTATAtcggaaaggaagaaaaatcgGCGGATAAGTCGTCCGTTTATGTTAATGTACTCGAAGCTAAACCGTCGGAATTAAGAGAGATGAATTTTTGGTCCCCGACTTCCATGTGA
- the LOC139815011 gene encoding pyridoxal phosphate homeostasis protein has protein sequence MAFKCSMAEVAVNLKSVCDKISYAAAKRAPEYQYYEPRLVAVSKLQSTGSIVSAYEAGQRHFGENYVNELVEKACSPLIVEKCREIQWHFIGTLQRNKVNKVLSIPNLYVIESVNSDKLANTLNNSWPRFRKSDDSKLNVMVQVNTSQEEEKNGCDIAQVSTLVKYVIENCPNLKFMGLMTIGMYGYDVANGPNPDFICLKKCREKVRDELGIDIKDIELSMGMSSDYEHAIELGSTNVRVGTSIFGNRPQKSN, from the exons ATGGCATTTAAATGCAGCATGGCAGAGGTGGCAGTGAATTTAAAATCCGTTTGCGACAAGATATCGTATGCTGCCGCGAAGAGAGCACCG GAGTATCAATATTATGAGCCGCGACTGGTAGCTGTTAGCAAATTGCAATCCACGGGATCGATAGTATCTGCATACGAGGCCGGTCAGAGACATTTTGGTGAAAATTATGTGAACGAATTGGTGGAGAAGGCCTGCAGCCCCTTGATCGTTGAAAAATGCAGAGaaattcaatggcattttatAGGGACTTTACAAAGGAATAAGGTCAACAAGGTGTTAAGTATACCAAATTTATACGTTATAGAAAGTGTCAATAGCGACAAACTTGCAAACACGCTCAATAATTCATGGCCAAGATTTCGAAAGAGCGATGACAGCAAGTTAAATGTCATGGTACAAGTTAATACAAGTCAAGAAGAAG aaaaaaatggtTGCGATATTGCACAAGTATCAACCCTTGTAAAGTATGTCATAGAGAACTGTcccaatttgaaatttatggGACTCATGACGATAGGAATGTATGGGTATGATGTTGCGAATGGGCCAAATcctgattttatttgtttaaaaaaatgcaggGAAAAGGTACGCGACGAATTGGgaattgatataaaagatattgaatTATCAATGGGAATGTCCAGTGATTATGAACATGCG ATTGAATTAGGCAGTACAAATGTGAGAGTAGGAACTTCCATTTTTGGAAATAGACCACAAAAGAGTAACTGA